From Micromonospora echinaurantiaca:
GGTCGTCGCCGGCTCGCCCCAGCTGTCCAACGCGCTCTCCGACGCGATGGTGCCGGCCAAGCAGCGGGCCACCCTGGCCGACCAGCTGCTCGCCGGCAAGGCCCGGCCCGTCACCGGCTACCTCGTCGGGGTCGCGCTCGCCGGTTTCGGGGGACGCTCCTTCACCGGGGCGCTCACCCGGCTGGTCGAGCTCGCCGCCGACCGGCGCGACCGGCAGGTGGCGTACGTGACCGTGGCGGCCCCGTTGAGTGAAGAGGAGGAGCGCCGGCTGGGCGCTAGCCTCTCCGCGATATACGGTCGGGAGGTATCCGTCAAGCAGACGGTGAACCCCGAGGTCCTCGGTGGCGCGAGCGTGCGGGTCGGCTCCGACCTGTACGACGGCACCGTCCTGCGCCGCCTCAACGAGACCCGCAACGCGCTCGCGAAGCGCTGAGGCGGCCCCGCCGCGCAGCGCCTGAATGACAGACGCCATTCGGACCGGTCGGTACTAGGTATCCCGGGCCCCTGATACTTAAGGAAGCAGAGGATGGCCGAGCTGACCATCTCGACGGAGGAGATCCGCGGCGCCCTGGAGCGCTACGTCTCCTCCTACACGTCCGACGTCTCCCGCGAGGAGGTCGGCACCGTCGCCGACGCCGGCGACGGCATCGCCCACGTCGAGGGCCTGCCCTCGACCATGACCAACGAGCTCCTGGAGTTCGAGGACGGCACGCTCGGCGTGGCGCTGAACCTCGACGTCCGGGACATCGGTGTCGTCGTCCTCGGTGACTACGCCGGCATCGAGGAGGGGCAGCGCGTCAAGCGCACCGGCCGGGTGCTCTCCGTGCCGGTCGGCGACGCCTTCCTCGGCCGCGTGGTCAACGCGCTCGGCCAGCCGATCGACGGCCTCGGCGACATCGCCAACGAGGGCTACCGCGAGCTGGAGCTGCAGGCTCCGAACGTGATGGCCCGGCAGTCCGTCTTCGAGCCGATGCAGACCGGCATCAAGGCGGTCGACGCGATGACCCCGATCGGCCGGGGCCAGCGGCAGCTGATCATCGGTGACCGGAAGACCGGCAAGACCACCGTCGCCCTGGACACCATCCTCAACCAGCGGGAGAACTGGCGCTCCGGCGACCCGAAGAAGCAGGTCCGCTGCATCTACGTCGCCGTCGGCCAGAAGGCCTCCACGATCGCCTCGATCAAGGGCCTCCTGGAGGAGGCGGGCGCGATGGAGTACACCACCATCGTCGCCTCGCCGGCCTCCGACCCGGCCGGCTTCAAGTACCTCGCCCCCTACACCGGCTCGTCCATCGGGCAGCACTGGATGTACGGCGGCAAGCACGTCCTGATCGTCTTCGACGACCTGAGCAAGCAGGCCGAGGCATACCGGGCCGTGTCGCTGCTGCTGCGCCGCCCGCCGGGCCGCGAGGCGTACCCGGGTGACGTCTTCTACCTGCACTCCCGGCTGCTGGAGCGCTGCGCGAAGCTGTCGGACGAGATGGGCGGCGGCTCGATGACCGGTCTGCCGATCATCGAGACCAAGGCCAACGACATCTCGGCCTTCATCCCGACCAACGTCATCTCGATCACCGACGGCCAGATCTTCCTGGAGACCGACCTGTTCAACCAGGGCGTCCGGCCGGCCATCAACGTCGGCACCTCGGTCTCCCGGGTCGGTGGCGCCGCGCAGGTGAAGCCGATGAAGAAGGTCGCCGGCTCGCTGCGGCTGAACCTGGCCCAGTACCGCGAGCTGGAGGCGTTCGCCGCCTTCGCCTCCGACCTGGACAAGGCCTCCCGGGCCCAGCTGGAGCGCGGATCCCGCCTGGTCGAGCTGCTCAAGCAGCCGAACTACTCGCCGTTCCCGGTGCAGGAGCAGGTCGTCTCGGTCTGGGCCGGCACCGAGGGCAAGCTGGACGACATCCCGGTCGGTGAGATCCGGCGGTTCGAGTCGGAGTTCCTGCAGTACCTGCGGCACAAGCACGAGGGCGTCCTCGCGGCCATCGCCGACCACAAGTGGGACGACGACATCATCGGCTCGCTGGACTCGGCCATCACCGAGTTCAAGCAGGTCTTCCTCGGCAAGGAGGACGAGCGCCGAATCAACGAGGCGCCGGCCGCCCCGCTGGAGGGCGACGAGGCCCGCGAGACGGTGACCCGCTTCCGCGACGGCACGACCGACCGCCCGGTCGAGAACCAGTAAGGGCTGACCATGGCGGCCCAGGTTCGCGTTCTTCGTCAACGGATCCGCTCGGCGAAGTCGATGAAGAAGATCACCAAGGCGATGGAGCTCGTGGCGACGAGCCGGATCGCCAAGGCCCAGGCCCGGGTGGAGGCGTCCCTGCCGTACGCCCAGGCCATCACCAACGTGCTCACGGCGCTGGCGTCCAACGCGCGGATCGACCACCCGCTGCTCACCCCGCGGCCGCGGGTGCGGCGGGCCGGCGTCCTGCTGGTCACCAGCGACCGGGGCCTGGCCGGCGGGTACAGCACCAACGCGATCAAGACCGCCGAGTCGCTGATCGCCCGGCTCAAGGCCGACGGCAAGGAGCCGGTGCTCTACGTCGTCGGGCGCAAGGGCGTCACGTTCTACCGGTTCCGCAACCGGCCGATCGAGGCGAACTGGACCGGCTTCAGCGAGCAGCCGTCGTTCGCCGACGCCCGCGAGGTGGGCGAGACCCTGATCAAGGCGTTCTCGGCCGGCGCGGACGACGTGGACGGCGGCGCCGGGCCGGACGGGGTGCTCGGGATCGACGAGCTGCACATCGTCTACACCGAGTTCAAGTCCCTGATGACCCAGACCCCGGTGGCGAAGATCATCGGCCCGATGCAGGTGGAGGACCGGCCGCGGTCCGAGGGCCTGCTGCCGGCGTACGAGTTCGAGCCGGAGGCGGAGGCGCTGCTCGACGCGCTGCTGCCGAAGTACATCAACACGCGGATCTACGCGGCGTTGATCGAGTCGGCGGCGAGCGAGTCGGCGGCCCGGCGGCGGGCGATGAAGAGCGCCACCGACAACGCGGAAGAGATGATCGAGAAGTACACGCGTGAGATGAACTCGGCCCGCCAGGCCGGGATCACCCAGGAGATCAGCGAGATCGTCGGCGGCGCGAACGCGCTGGCCGCGTCGGGAAGTGAAGTGTGATGACTGCCCCAGTAGAGACCAAGACGGCCACGGGTCGCGTGGTCCGGGTCATCGGCCCGGTCGTCGACGCCGAGTTCCCGCGCGACGCCATGCCGGACCTGTTCAACGCCCTGCACGTCGAGGTGACGCTCTCCGGCGGCGAGAAGACGCTGACCCTGGAGGTCGCCCAGCACCTGGGTGACAACCTGGTCCGCGCCATCTCGATGCAGCCGACCGACGGCCTGGTGCGCGGTGCGGAGGTGCGCGACAGCGGCTCGCCGATCACCGTTCCGGTGGGCGACGCGGTCAAGGGCCACGTCTTCAACGCGATCGGCGAGGTTCTCAACCTCACCGAGGGCGAGACGCTCCAGGCCGACGACCGCTGGAGCATCCACCGCAAGGCCCCGGCCTTCGCGGACCTGGAGCCGAAGACCGAGATGCTGGAGACCGGCATCAAGGTCATCGACCTGCTCGCCCCGTACGTCAAGGGCGGCAAGATCGGCCTGTTCGGCGGCGCCGGCGTGGGCAAGACGGTGCTCATCCAGGAGATGATCACCCGGGTCGCCCGGAACTTCGGTGGTACCTCGGTCTTCGCCGGCGTGGGTGAGCGCACCCGTGAGGGCAACGACCTCATCGCCGAGATGACCGAGTCCGGCGTCATCGACAAGACCGCGCTGGTCTACGGCCAGATGGACGAGCCGCCGGGCACCCGGCTGCGGGTCGCCCTCTCCGCGCTCACCATGGCGGAGTACTTCCGCGACGTGAAGAAGCAGGAGGTGCTGCTCTTCATCGACAACATCTTCCGCTTCACCCAGGCCGGTTCCGAGGTCTCCACCCTGCTCGGCCGGATGCCGAGCGCGGTGGGTTACCAGCCGACCCTGGCCGACGAGATGGGCGAGCTCCAGGAGCGGATCACCTCCGTCCGGGGCCAGGCCATCACCTCGATGCAGGCGATCTACGTGCCGGCGGACGACTACACCGACCCCGCTCCGGCCACCACGTTCGCCCACCTCGACGCGACCACCAACCTGGAGCGGTCGATCTCCGACAAGGGCATCTACCCGGCCGTGGACCCGCTGGCGTCCTCGTCCCGGATCCTCGCCCCGGAGTTCGTCGGTCAGGACCACTTCCAGGTGGCCACCGAGGTGAAGCGGATCCTGCAGCGCTACAAGGACCTGCAGGACATCATCGCCATCCTCGGTATCGAGGAGCTCTCCGAGGAGGACAAGGTCACGGTCGGCCGGGCCCGCCGGATCGAGCGGTTCCTGTCGCAGAACACCTACGCGGCGGAGCAGTTCACCGGTGTGCCGGGCTCGACGGTCCCGATCAAGGAGACCATCGAGGCGTTCCGCAAGATCAGCGAGGGCGAGTACGACCACTTCCCCGAGCAGGCCTTCTTCATGTGCGGCGGTCTGGAGGACCTGGAGCGCAAGGCGAAGGAACTGATGGCGGAGGGCTGAGCCCGCCCGTTGTGAGCAAGAAAAAGGCCGCCCCGGCAATGCCGGGGCGGCCTTTTGTTCATCTTCGCGCCGTATCCTGCCCGCTGGCCGGTTTCCCGCGCTCGGCGATCGTGCCGCGTGCGAGGTACCGTCGGTTCGCGCGCTCACCGGAATGAGCGTTGGTCTATGGCAACCATTCGGCTGGGTGCGCCCGTCTCCTGATCGTGGGCGTGACGAACGGAGATGATCGTGGGTAAGGCCGGCAAGGGCGGCAAGCGGCCGTCCATCTGGGCGGGTGTGCCCCGGTGGGCCCGCGTCTGCACCGTGTTCGGCGCCGTGCTGATGCTGCTCAGCGGGGCGGTGCTGGTCGGCGCGGAGGCGCTGATGGCCCGCTACGAGGGCGCGGTGGGCAAGGCCGACCTCTTCGGCGACCAGGCCGCCGGCGCGAAGGAGCGCAAGAGCGACATCAAGGGTCCGCTAAACATCCTGCTGGTGGGCATCGACCCGCGCAACCCGGAGACGCCGCCACTGGCCGACTCGATCATGGTGCTGCACGTGCCCGCGACCATGGACCGGGCCTACCTCTTCTCCATGCCCCGCGACCTCATCGTGGAGATCCCGAGGTTCAGCAAGGCCGACTTCAACGGCGGCACCGACAAGCTCAACGCCGCCATGTCGTACGGCAGCCGGGTGCCGGGGAAGAACCCCGACGCGGCCCGCGGCTTCGAGCTGCTCGCCATGACCGTGCAGGACGCGACCGGGATCAAGCGCTTCGACGCCGGGGCGATCATCAACTTCACCGGCTTCCAGAAGATCGTCGACGCGATGGGCGGCGTCGACATGTACATCGAGCGTGAGGTGCGCTCCGAGCACCGGGAGCCGGACGGCAAGCACCGCAAGGGCAACCCGAACGGCGAGGGCTACATCGGCCCGCAGGCGGTCTACAAGAAGGGCAACCAGCACCTCAAGGGCTGGCAGGCGCTGGACTACGTCCGGCAGCGCTACCCGAAGAACGGCGTCCCGGACGGCGACTACGGCCGGCAGCGCCACCAGCAGCAGTTCGTCAAGGCCATGGTCGGCCAGGCGTTCAGCGCCGATGTGGTGACCAACCCGCTCAAGCTGGACCGGGTGCTCCGGGCCGCCGGGCAGTCGCTGATCTTCAACGGCCGCGGCCACAGCGTGGTCGACTTCGGGCTGGCGCTGAAGAACATCCGTCCGGAGACCATCCAGATGGTGAAGCTGCCCGGCGGCGGGGTGACGGAGAACGGCAAGTACCGCGGCGAGGCGTTCAAGCCCGAGGTGGACGACTTCTTCGCCGCGCTGCACAACGAGCAGCTGGACGCGTTCCTGCTGGAGCACCCGGACTTCCAGAACAAGACCAAGTAGGGCGTGGCGTAGCTCTCGCCACCCGCCTTGGGGGCGCTCCGGCGGCGGGACTAGACTTTCGGCAATCCGCCGCCGCAGCAAGGAGACAGCGTGGCACAGCAGCTTCACGTCGAGCTCGTAGCCGTCGAGGAGAAGGTCTGGTCCGGCGAGGCCGAGATGGTCGTCGCCCGGACGACCGAGGGTGAGCTGGGTGTGCTGCCGGGGCACGCGCCGCTGCTCGGCCAGCTCGCCGAGCCCGGGCAGGTACGCATCAAGCTCGCCGGCGGCGAGCAGGTCTCCTACGAGGTGGCCGGCGGCTTCCTGTCGGTGAGCGCCGAGGGCGTGACCGTCCTGGCCGAGAGCGCCACCCCGGTATCCGCCGCGCAGAGCCGCTGAGCCGTACCGTCGATGGAGATCGTCGAAGGGATCGGAATCGGCATCGCCGTGATCCTCGGCGCGCTGCTGATCCTCTTCGTCCGGCGAGCGGTGGTCACCCGTAGCGGTGGCATCATCCGACTCAGCGTCCGGGTCTCCACCATGCTCGACGGCCGCGGCTGGTCGCCCGGCTTCGGCCGGTTCGTCGGCGACGAACTCCGCTGGTACCGGATGTTCAGCTTCGCCCTGCGCCCCAAGCGGGTGCTGTCGCGCAAGGGGCTGACGGTCGAACGCCGCCGCCTCCCCGAGGGGCAGGAGCGGCTCTCCATGCCCGCCGACTGGGTCATTCTCCGGTGTACCAGTCACCACGCTCCGGTCGAGATCGCCATGGCGCGTTCCACCGTCACCGGATTCCTCTCCTGGCTCGAGGCCGCCCCACCTGGGGCGGTCTCGCCGCGTCTGGCCTCCCAAGACTGGCCCGCGGCCTGATCCCGCCCGGCCTCCGGTGTTTCCGGGGAGCCCACCCCGCTCCGGGCGGTCAGGCTTGATCCCTCCGCGGGGCGGGCTCCCCGGAAACACCTCACGTTGCCAGGCGCGTCCTCAGGTGCCTGCTATCTCGCACCGTCACCGGTCAGCGACCAGTTCGACCTCGTACCCCTGGTTGTCGGTGAGGTAGGCGGCGTAGGTGCCCGGGCCGCCGGCGTGCGGGTGGCGGTCGGGGAAGAGCAGCGTCCAGCCGTGCGCCGGCGCCGCGGCGACCAGCCGATCCACGGCGGCCGGCGGGCCGGCGTGGAAGGCCAGGTGGTTGAGGCCCGGGGCGAGCCGGTCGTGCCGCCGCCCGGAGAGCGCGGGGGACTCCTCCAGCACCAGGTAGGTCGGGCCGAGCCGCCAGGAGTGGCCGGCCGGCCACTCCTGGAACGGCGTCCAGCCCAGCTCACCCAGGAGCCAGCCCCAGCTCCGGCGGGCGGCCGTCAGGTCGGGTACCCAGATCTCGACGTGGTGCAACCCGCCCACGCGGGAAAGGGGTGGTGCCGGCGGCTGCGCGGTCAGCGCTTACCGCCGGGAACCCATAGCACATCTCCGTTCGGATTTGCTGTTCTTGACAGGATGAAGAGCAGGTCGGAGAGCCGGTTGAGATACTTTGCCGGGAGAGTGCTGGTCCGCTCGGAGTCATGGCTGACCAGGGCCCACGCCGCACGCTCGGCGCGCCGGGCGGTCGTCCGCGCCACGTGCAGCAGCGCCGCGCCCGCGGTGCCGCCGGGGAGGATGAAGGAGTCGAGCTTGCTCAGGCGTGCGTTGTACTCGTCGCACCAGCCCTCGAGGCGCTCGACGTACTCCTCGGTGACCCGCAGCGGCGGGTACTTCGGGTCCGGTTCGACCGGGGTGGCCAGATCGGCGCCCACGTCGAACAGGTCGTTCTGGATGGCGCCGAGCACCGCCCGCAGCTCGTCGTCGAGCTGGCCCAGCGCCAGCGCCACGCCGATCGCCGCGTTGCACTCGTCGACGTCGGCGTACGCGGCGATCCGGGGATCGGTCTTCGGCACCTGCTCGTTGTTGTTCAGCCTGGTCATGCCGGCGTCGCCGGCCTTGGTGTAGATGCGCGTGAGGTGGACGGCCATGACGCACAGCCTACGGATACCGGACCTGACGATCCCGGCGCGGCCGGACACCGCCGCCGGCTGGCCGGCCGGGGTGGGCCCCGGCGACGCGGGCGACCCGGCGGTCAACGACGTCGACGTGATCCGGGTGAACGGCGGCGCCCGGCTGGCCGGCACGGTGCACGTGGTGGGGGCCAAGAACTCCGCTTTGAAGCTGATGGCGGCCGCGCTGCTCGCCCCCGGCCCCAGCGTGATCACCAACGTGCCCCGGATCACCGACATCGCGATCATGGGGGAGGTGCTCCGCCGGCTGGGCTGCGCGGTGCGCTTCGACCCCGACGACCCGGTCGACCCGATGGTCGCCCGCGGCGGGGCCGCCCGTTCCCTGTCGGTCACCATCGACGTGCCCGACCAGCCGGACACGGCGGCCGACTACGACCTGGTCCGCCGGCTGCGCGCGTCGATCTGCGTGCTCGGCCCGCTGCTCGCCCGGCGCGGATACGTACGGGTGGCCCACCCCGGCGGTGACGCGATCGGTTCCCGTGGCCTGGACATGCACATCTCCGGGCTGACCCGGATGGGCGCCGAGATCTCCGGCGAACACGGCTTCGTGATCGCCGCCGCGCCGCACGGCCTGCACGGGGCCGACATCGTGCTCGACTTCCCCAGCGTGGGGGCGACCGAGAACCTGGTGATGGCGGCGGTGCTGGCCCGCGGCCCGAGCGTGATCGACAACGCCGCCCGGGAACCGGAGATCGTCGACATCTGCACCATGCTCAACCAGATGGGCGCCCACATCTCCGGGGCCGGCACCTCCACCCTGCACATCGAGGGCGTGTCCGACCTGCGGCCGGTACGGCACGCCACGGTGGGGGACCGGATCGTCGCCGGCACCTGGGCCTTCGGTGCGGCGATGACCCGCGGCGACGTGACCGTGACCGGGGTGGATCCGGCGTTCCTGGAGGTCGCGCTGGACAAGGTGGTCTCGGCGGGCGGCCTGGTGGAGACGCGGGCGGACGCCTTCCGGGTCCGGATGGACGACCGACCGCAAGCGGTGGACGTGGTGACGCTGCCGTACCCCGGCTTCGCCACCGACCTGCTGCCGATGGCGATCGGGCTGGCCGCGGTCAGCGACGGCGCCTCGCTGATCACCGAGAACATCTTCGACGGGCGGTTCATGTTCGCCAACGAGATGATGCGGCTCGGCGCGGACATCAAGACCGACGGCCACCACGCCGTGGTCCGGGGCCGGGAGCGGCTCTCCGGCGCCCCGGTACAGGCCACCGACATCCGGGCCGGCGCCGGGCTGATCATCGCCGGCCTCTGCGCCGACGGGGTCACCGAGGTCTCCCACGTGCACCACGTGGACCGCGGCTACCCGGACTTCGTGGCCGACCTGCGGGCGCTCGGCGTCGCGGTGGAGCGGGGCGTCGCCCCGGAGGGGCCGGCGGTCACCATCTGAGGGCCTTGGTGGTCGCTCAGGCTCGCCGACTGCGGCTGGCGGACTGAGGGCCTTAGCAGTCGTTCAGGCTCGCCGACTAGGGTGCTGGCAGACACTCATTCAGGCGAGGGAGTAAGCAGATGGCGGGTCGACTCGCGGTCGTCGGGGCCGGGCTGATGGGCTCGGGCATCGCCCAGGTGGCGGCGCAGGCGGGCTGGCAGGTGACGCTGCGGGACCTGGACGACGCGGCCACCCGGCGCGGCCTGGACGGCATCCGGAAGTCGCTGGAGAAGTTCGCCGAGAAGGGCAAGATCGAGGCGTCCGAGGTCGAGGCGGCGCTGGGCCGGATCACCCCGACCACCGACCTGGAGGCGGCCGCGGACGCCGACATCGTGGTCGAGGCGGTCTTCGAGCGGCTGGACGTCAAGCACGAGGTGTTCCGGGCGCTGGACAAGATCTGCAAGTCGGACGCGGTGCTGGCCACCAACACCTCGGCCATCCCGGTGACCCAGATCGCCGCGGTGACCGAGCGCCCGGAGGCCGTGGTCGGTACGCACTTCTTCTCGCCGGTGCCGATGATGAAGCTCTGCGAGCTGGTCCGCGGCTACAAGACCAGCGACCAGACGCTGGCCACCGCGAAGGCGTTCGCCGAGGAGATCGGCAAGACGGTGGTTGTGGTCAACCGGGACATCGCCGGCTTCGTCACCACCCGGCTGATCGCCGCGCTGGTGGTGGAGGCGGTCAAGCTGGTCGAGTCCGGTGTGGTGTCGGCGGAGGACCTGGACACCGCGTGCCGGCTCGGCTTCGGCCACGCCATGGGCCCGCTGGCCACCACCGACCTGACCGGCGTGGACGTGCTACTGCACGCCTCGAAGAACATCTACACCGACACCGCGGACGAGAAGTTCTTCCCGCCGGAGCTGCTCCAGCGCATGGTCACCGCCGGCGACCTGGGCCGCAAGACCGGCAAGGGCTTCTACACGTACTGACGGTGGCGCGCCCCCGGCCGCTCAGCGGACCGCTCCCGCCGGCGCGGGGGCGGTCCGCCGCAGTCCGGCGGTGAGCACCAGCGTGGCCGCCAGCGCCGCCGCGGCGAGCAGCGCGACGGCCCGGTTGGCCGGGACCAGGTCCGCGACGGTGCCGGCCAACGCGGCGCACACCGCCTGCCCGGCCATCATGCCGTTCTGGTGCAGGCCGAGCACCTGACCCCGGGCCTCGGCTGGCGAGTGGGCGATCAACCGCTCCTGCAACGGCAGTCCGCCGGCGAAGCCGACCGAGGCGACCAACGCGACGACCATGGCCAGTGGCAGCGGCGGCGACAGCAGGAACACCAGGTACGGGACCGCGAGCAGCAGCCGCAGTCCGGGAATCCACCGCTCCCGGCGGGCTCCGGTCAGGAACCGCCCCACCACCACGTCGCCGGTCAGCATGCCGAGGGCGGCGGCGGCGAACAGGAACCCGGCGCGGTCACCGGCGTACGGGACGAAGAGCGCCTCGCACCCGACGACCAGACCACCGGGCACCCACAGGTTCAGGAAGAGGGACCGGCGGCCCGGGTCCGCCCAGAGTTCCCTGTTCACCCGCAGGGTGCGCGCGACCGTCGTCCGCTCGGTGACCCGGACCGGGCGTTCGGACAGCCCGAACCAGCCCACTGCGGCGGCCACCGCCCGGAGCACCGCGGCGAGCAGGAACACCTGGTACGGGCTCAGCCACACGAGCAGGGCGCCGGCCAGGCCGAACCCGGCGATCTGCATCACCCCGACGCTCGTGTTCATGGTGGCCCGGGCCAGTACGTAGGCGTTGGCCGGCAGGATGTCGGTGAGCAGCGCCCACCTCGCCCCGCCGGTGATCGAGCCGACGTACGCGCTGGCGAAGATGATCGTGAAGCGGGCCCACAGTGGCAGCCCGGGCACCGCCTGCACCGCCGCTCCGACGGTGACCAGCACCGCGGCGAGGGTGAGCGCCCGGCGCGGGGGCAGGCTGTCCGCGGCCGACAGCAGCGTCAGGCTGCCGAGCACGCCGGCCAGCGGTGCGCCGAACATGCTCAGTGCGGTGAGCAGCGCCGAGCCGGTCGACGCGTAGGTCAGCGCGCCCAGCGCCAGGGCCGACGTGGTGTGCCCGGCGATCCCCGCGCAGTTGGCCAGGAACAGGTTGCGGAACTCGCGGGCGGCGAACAGGTCTGCGTACGTTCTCACGGACACGATCGTGCGGGGCGCCGGGTGGTATCCCGTAGAGTTACGTCCGGAGGCGAAACGTGGGCGTCTGGCAGGTGCCATCGGATCTGCTCGCGCGCAGCCGCTTCACGGTCTCCCCGATGGTCGACACGGTCGCCGCGCTGCGCGCGCTGTACCACCCGCGTACGCCCTGGCAGCGGGCCTGGCGAGGGCCGCACGTCGAGGCGTTCCAGCGGATGCTGGCCGCCCGGCCGGTGGCCCGGGCGCTGCTGCCCGCTTCGTTCAACCCCCGCTGGGTCGCCGACTTCCTCACCATCGCGCCCGCCTCGCCGGAACCGACGTTCGCGGCGGAACTGGCGGCCGTCGGGCGGTTGCCCGACGAGCGGATCCGGGCCGACCTGCGCGCCACCCGCCCGGAGCCGCTCGCCGCCGAACTGCTGGCGGACGGTCTCACCGGGCAGGTGGTGGCGCTCCTCGACTGGGTCTGGACGCACACCGTCGAGCGGGAGTGGCCGGAGCGGGAACGCCGGCTCCGGGCGGACATCGTGGCCCGTACCGCGGCGTTGAGCCGGGGCGGCTGGGCCGGGGTGTTCGCCGACCTCAACCGCAACATGGGTTGGTTGGGCGACGGTCGTCTCCAGGTCAACGACTACCCGGATCCGCCGCTGTCGCTGAGCGGGGCCGAGCAGCTGTTCTTCATCCCGGCGCACTGCCGTCGCGGCTGGGTGGTCTGGGACCGGCCGACCCGGTTCGGGATGGTGTACCCGGCGCGCGGGGTCCTGGTCGATCCCACCTCACCGGCGCCCGACGGGCTCGCCCGGCTGATCGGCGCGAACCGGGCCAACATCCTCGCCCGGCTGGACACCCCGTTGAGCACCTCGCAGCTCGTGGTGGTGACCGGGCTGTCCCTCGGGACGGTGAGCGACCACCTCCGGGTGCTGCTGGACGCGGGAGCGGTCAGCAAGCGGCGGTCCGGGCGCGAGGTGCTCTACTGGCGTACGCCGCTCGGCGACGCGCTCGCCGCCGGCGGCTGAGCGGGATCGCCCGGCCGCCGGCCCACCGGGTCAGCCGTCGCGCTTGGTCGTCCAGCGGAAGGTGGTCAGGCAGAGCACCAGGCCGACCGCGCACCACACGGCGAGCACCAGGGCGACCCGGCCCAGCTCGAACGATCCGGCCGGCTCCTGTGCGCCGAAGCTCTCCGGCAGGAAGACCGAGCGCAGCCCCTGGCACATCCACTTCAGCGGGAAGATCGCCGCCACCTGCTGCATCCAGGACGGCAGCTCGGTGAAGACGAAGAACACCCCGGAGATGAACTGGAGCACCAGCGCCACCGGGGTGACCACCGCCGACCCGCTGCGCGCGGTGCGGGCCAGCGACGAGATGGCGATGCCGCAGAGGGTGCAGGCGGTCACGCCGAGCACCGACACCCAGCCGAAGGTCAGCCACTTCGCGGCGGTGCCGGGCAGGTCCAGGTCGAACAGCGCCACCGAGACGGCGAGCAGCAGCACCGTCTCCGCGACGCCGATGGCGACCACCATCAGTACCTTGCCGGCGAACCACACCCACTTCGGCATCGGCGTGCCCCGGTAGCGCTTGAGCACTCCCCGGTCGCGCTCGATCGGGATCCAGATGCCGAGGTTCTGGAAGCTGACGGTCATCAGGCCGGTCGCGATCATGCCGGTGATGAAGTACTGGGTGTAGCTGACCCCGGGGGCGATCTCGT
This genomic window contains:
- a CDS encoding DUF2550 domain-containing protein, whose amino-acid sequence is MEIVEGIGIGIAVILGALLILFVRRAVVTRSGGIIRLSVRVSTMLDGRGWSPGFGRFVGDELRWYRMFSFALRPKRVLSRKGLTVERRRLPEGQERLSMPADWVILRCTSHHAPVEIAMARSTVTGFLSWLEAAPPGAVSPRLASQDWPAA
- a CDS encoding F0F1 ATP synthase subunit delta — encoded protein: MQAASRESYKIAAERLDAYVRGAEPSAVATTADDILSVAALLRREPRLRRALSDPARSGEDRSALLTGILGGKVGADALELVAALVSGRWSAPSELLDATERLGVEALLAGADKSGELGEVEDELFRFGQVVAGSPQLSNALSDAMVPAKQRATLADQLLAGKARPVTGYLVGVALAGFGGRSFTGALTRLVELAADRRDRQVAYVTVAAPLSEEEERRLGASLSAIYGREVSVKQTVNPEVLGGASVRVGSDLYDGTVLRRLNETRNALAKR
- a CDS encoding VOC family protein, whose translation is MGGLHHVEIWVPDLTAARRSWGWLLGELGWTPFQEWPAGHSWRLGPTYLVLEESPALSGRRHDRLAPGLNHLAFHAGPPAAVDRLVAAAPAHGWTLLFPDRHPHAGGPGTYAAYLTDNQGYEVELVADR
- a CDS encoding F0F1 ATP synthase subunit epsilon is translated as MAQQLHVELVAVEEKVWSGEAEMVVARTTEGELGVLPGHAPLLGQLAEPGQVRIKLAGGEQVSYEVAGGFLSVSAEGVTVLAESATPVSAAQSR
- a CDS encoding LCP family protein, translating into MIVGKAGKGGKRPSIWAGVPRWARVCTVFGAVLMLLSGAVLVGAEALMARYEGAVGKADLFGDQAAGAKERKSDIKGPLNILLVGIDPRNPETPPLADSIMVLHVPATMDRAYLFSMPRDLIVEIPRFSKADFNGGTDKLNAAMSYGSRVPGKNPDAARGFELLAMTVQDATGIKRFDAGAIINFTGFQKIVDAMGGVDMYIEREVRSEHREPDGKHRKGNPNGEGYIGPQAVYKKGNQHLKGWQALDYVRQRYPKNGVPDGDYGRQRHQQQFVKAMVGQAFSADVVTNPLKLDRVLRAAGQSLIFNGRGHSVVDFGLALKNIRPETIQMVKLPGGGVTENGKYRGEAFKPEVDDFFAALHNEQLDAFLLEHPDFQNKTK
- the atpA gene encoding F0F1 ATP synthase subunit alpha, producing MAELTISTEEIRGALERYVSSYTSDVSREEVGTVADAGDGIAHVEGLPSTMTNELLEFEDGTLGVALNLDVRDIGVVVLGDYAGIEEGQRVKRTGRVLSVPVGDAFLGRVVNALGQPIDGLGDIANEGYRELELQAPNVMARQSVFEPMQTGIKAVDAMTPIGRGQRQLIIGDRKTGKTTVALDTILNQRENWRSGDPKKQVRCIYVAVGQKASTIASIKGLLEEAGAMEYTTIVASPASDPAGFKYLAPYTGSSIGQHWMYGGKHVLIVFDDLSKQAEAYRAVSLLLRRPPGREAYPGDVFYLHSRLLERCAKLSDEMGGGSMTGLPIIETKANDISAFIPTNVISITDGQIFLETDLFNQGVRPAINVGTSVSRVGGAAQVKPMKKVAGSLRLNLAQYRELEAFAAFASDLDKASRAQLERGSRLVELLKQPNYSPFPVQEQVVSVWAGTEGKLDDIPVGEIRRFESEFLQYLRHKHEGVLAAIADHKWDDDIIGSLDSAITEFKQVFLGKEDERRINEAPAAPLEGDEARETVTRFRDGTTDRPVENQ
- the atpD gene encoding F0F1 ATP synthase subunit beta, giving the protein MTAPVETKTATGRVVRVIGPVVDAEFPRDAMPDLFNALHVEVTLSGGEKTLTLEVAQHLGDNLVRAISMQPTDGLVRGAEVRDSGSPITVPVGDAVKGHVFNAIGEVLNLTEGETLQADDRWSIHRKAPAFADLEPKTEMLETGIKVIDLLAPYVKGGKIGLFGGAGVGKTVLIQEMITRVARNFGGTSVFAGVGERTREGNDLIAEMTESGVIDKTALVYGQMDEPPGTRLRVALSALTMAEYFRDVKKQEVLLFIDNIFRFTQAGSEVSTLLGRMPSAVGYQPTLADEMGELQERITSVRGQAITSMQAIYVPADDYTDPAPATTFAHLDATTNLERSISDKGIYPAVDPLASSSRILAPEFVGQDHFQVATEVKRILQRYKDLQDIIAILGIEELSEEDKVTVGRARRIERFLSQNTYAAEQFTGVPGSTVPIKETIEAFRKISEGEYDHFPEQAFFMCGGLEDLERKAKELMAEG
- a CDS encoding F0F1 ATP synthase subunit gamma, giving the protein MAAQVRVLRQRIRSAKSMKKITKAMELVATSRIAKAQARVEASLPYAQAITNVLTALASNARIDHPLLTPRPRVRRAGVLLVTSDRGLAGGYSTNAIKTAESLIARLKADGKEPVLYVVGRKGVTFYRFRNRPIEANWTGFSEQPSFADAREVGETLIKAFSAGADDVDGGAGPDGVLGIDELHIVYTEFKSLMTQTPVAKIIGPMQVEDRPRSEGLLPAYEFEPEAEALLDALLPKYINTRIYAALIESAASESAARRRAMKSATDNAEEMIEKYTREMNSARQAGITQEISEIVGGANALAASGSEV